A stretch of DNA from Allomeiothermus silvanus DSM 9946:
CGGGCTGCTCCAAGGCCTCAAAGACCGCTCGCTCGCCGCGTGATACAATCGGTTTATGGTGCTCATGGAGCGATGTTAAGCCGACCTTCCCGCCGGGGTCATGGTGTGCCTTCGTGCCTCCATCCCGGCGTTTTTCATAGCTTTTGGTTTCGACCTGCACCCTTTAACCGAATACGGAGATGGCATGCTGCTTCAGCTATATAACACCCTGACCCGCCAGAAAGAACCCTTCGTCCCGGCTACGCCCGGCTATGTCGGCATGTATGTGTGTGGACCGACCGTGTACGGCGACCCCCACCTAGGCCACGCCCGCGGACCAGTGGTCTTCGATGTGCTGCGCCGTTGGCTTCTTCACCAGGGGCTCCAGGTGCGCTATGTGCGCAACATCACCGACGTGGGTCACCTCACCGATGACGCCGATGAAGGTGAAGACAAGATCCAAAAACGGGCCAAGCTCGAGCGCCTCGAGCCCATGGAGGTGGCCGAGAAGTACACCTGGGCGTACTTTGACGCTATGGATGACCTCAACGTGTTGCGCCCGAGCATCTCGCCCCGCGCCGCCGGACACATTCCTGAGCAGATCGAACTCACCCAGGCCCTCATTGAGAAGGGCCACGCCTACGAGAAAAACGGCTCGGTCTATTTCCGCGTGAGCAGTTGGCCCGAGTACGGCAAGCTCTCGGGACGCAACTTTGAGGAGCAAGAGGCCGGGGCCCGGGTTGCAGTGCGCGAGGAGAAGGAAGACCCCCGCGACTTCGCCTTATGGAAGGCCGCCGATCCGGAACACATCATGCGCTGGAATAGCCCTTGGGGCCAGGGCTTCCCCGGCTGGCACATCGAGTGCAGCGCGATGAGCCTCAAGTACTTGGGGGAGGGTTTTGACATCCACGGCGGGGGGATTGACTTGCAGTTCCCTCACCACGAGTGTGAGATTGCCCAGGCTGAGGCTGCTGGGCACGCTTTCGCCCGTTACTGGGTACACCATAACCACGTTCTTCTGAACGGCGAGAAGATGGCTAAGAGCACTGGAAATCTGGTGATTTTGCGCGACCTGCTCAATCAGAATGAGCCGATGGTAGTGCGCTTTTATCTACTGCAAAGCCACTACCGCAGCGTCTTAGACTTTACCAGCGCCGGGCTCGAGGCCGCCCGCAACGGCTATTTGCGGCTTCTGGGTGCCTACCGCGAGGTACGCCGCCAGCTGCACGCGGCAAAGCCTGGGAAGCACGCCGCTTTAGAGAAAGCCTTGGATACGCTCGAGGCCGACTTCAGCCAGGCCCTAAACGACGATCTGAACACCCCCCAGGCCATTGCCGCTTTCTTCGTCTTCCTTCCTGCACTCAACAAGGCGCTGGCCGATAAGGCCGGTAAGGATAGCCTCGAGCGGGCCGAGAAAGTTTTCGCCGAATTGGGTGAGGGGGTGTTGGGATTATTCCCGGCTCGAGTCCTGGAAGCTCGGCTTGGTGGTGCCCTTCTCGATGGGCTCATTCAGCTCCTCCTCGACCTCCGCGAGCGGGCTCGGCAGGAAAAAAACTTCGCCCTCTCCGACTGGATTCGTCACCGTCTCAGCGAGCTGGGGGTGGTAGTGGAGGATACCAAAGAGGGCCCCAAATGGAGGGTGGAAGTTTAGATGCTAGGCGCGAAGTGCTGCACGCCGCTACACCGTGGATTGAGCCTAAGATCTTCTGGGCGATGAAGCCGAGTGGTGCTGATCACCCCCAAGCCCGGATCGCTCTGACCCAGGCCAACCATGCCCACCTGCGCGAATGACTGCCGGGGAGACGGCCAAGGACAATGGTCAGCCCGCGTAGGGGTCGCCAAAGATGCCGGGTGGCTTTATGACCACATTCGTGTATCACGCGATCCAGGAGATGCTGGCTCGAGACTGAAAAAAGGGGTAGGGGGGTATGCATCCCCCCTACCCAATCAATCTGACTTACTCTTCTTGCGAGCGGGCACCTTGCAGGATGGTGAGGTAGTAAAAAATGGTCGAGAGCGTGCTGGCCAGGGCCGCTACGTACGTCAGAGCGGCTGCGGTGAGCACCCGCTGGGCACCCTCCATCTCAGGGCCGCTGCCCAGAAAGCCCTGGCGCAAAATACGCAGGGCCCGGCTCGAGGCGTCGAACTCCACCGGTAGGGTCACCAGTTGGAAGACGGCCACCGCCGCAAAAAGCCACAACCCGATCTCCGCGATCCCCAAAGAGCCGATTAAGAGACCGGCCAACACCAGGATGGGCCCCAGGGTGCTGCCGATGTTGGCAGCGGGAAGAATCGCGGCGCGGATGCGCAACACTGCATAACCCTTGGCGTCTTGTAGAGCGTGCCCCACTTCGTGCGCCGCTACGGCCAACGCGGCCACCGAGGGCGAGTTGTAGTTGGGCTCGGAGAGCCGCACCACCTTTTGGCTGGGGTCGTAGTGATCGGTGAGAGCACCAGGGACCATCTCTACCCGCACATTCCCCAGCCCGTTAGCGTCCAGGATAGCCCTGGCAGTCTGGGCACCAGTAAGGCCCCTAGAGTTGGCGATACGGCTGTAGCGAGCATAGGTGGACTGTAGCCAGAATTGGATCACCAAGGTTGCTACGAAGACTACCCCCATCAGCAGCAAAGCTAAAATCATTCCTTACCTCCCTTCTTAAAGATAGCAAAAACCAAACCCCCATTGCTGAGGTTTGGATTACTAGTGAAGACCTTTTAGTACCGGTTGGGGTAGGGCGGAAACGCTGAATTTAGGATAAATGGTTCGAGGGCTTTGGCATCAACTGGCTAGGGTTTGGCTCTTGATGGTAAAGCGCAAAGCCGTGCGCTCTTCGTGCTCGAGGTCAAGCTTGACAAAAGCCGGTTTGACCAACAGATCCAGATTATCTGGCGCAATATAGCCCCGTGCGATGGCAATGGCCTTGACAGCCTGATTCACCGCTGCCGGGCCGATAGCCTGTACCTCTACCTCCCCCTGGGAACGGAGGAGTGCGGCAATGGCACCAGCCACAGAATTCGGGCGAGATTTCCCAGAGACGCGCAACGTTTCCACCGTGACCTCCGAACGTAGGATCGCTCCAAGAGCCATGTTAGTGTGAGCCAGGCTCTAGTGTCAACAAAGTGTAATCGGTCAACACATTTGAGACTCTTTGAGGAACCGACTCCTCTTGCATCTTAGCCAAAAACTCCAGCGGAGCAAGACCCCCCAGGGCCATGTGAGGCCTTCGGCGGTTGTAGTAGTCCAGGTAGGTATCCAGCTCTGCCTGCAGCTCGCTGAGCGGGGTGGGCAAAGGCCGGGTGTAGAACTCCTCCTTGAAGGTCCGCTGCATCCGCTCCACGTGACCATTGAGTTTAGGACTCCTCGGCGGTAGCACAAACAAGGCAATCCCCAGAGCACAGCAGGCCTCCTCAAACTCGGCCATGAACTCGCTGCCCCCATCCACCTGGATGGCCCGGATGGGAAAAGGGGCCCTGGCCAGAAGCAAGGACAAGAACCCCTCAGAAAGCTTAGCCGTGGCCCGGCTGTGCACCTCCGCCAGGACAAACCGGCTATGGAGGTCAATCGCCGAGAAGTGCTTGACCATGCTTCCCGGTCCTAAGGTCAGGGTGAGGGTGTCCACCTGGACCAGGTCCCCAGGAGCCCTGGCCTCGTATCCTCGGGGCTTCCTTTTGGCGTAGGGCCGGTTTACCCTTCGCTTTAGCTTCCCTCTTTGAGTCCGGGCCAGGTAGCCGGCCACGCTCTCGATACGTCGGTGCTTCTCCAGGTAGGCCAGGATGCGCCCCACCGTGCGTTCGCTCATCTGGAAACCCTCCTTGCGGAGGGTAAGCCAGATGGACCAGCGTCCCCAGGTGGGGTTTTCCTTGCGGAGAGTTTCTATTCTAATGAGCAGCCCTGGGGTCCAGTGGACCTTTGTGCGCAGGTGCTTAGGGCGGCGGGAGCGGGGTTTGAGTCCAGCCAGGCCCTTTTCTTTTAGGGCTTTTTGCCAGCGGTGGTAGGTGGCCCGGCTGATCCCGACCAGGTCCTGGATCTCCTTCCAGCTCTTTTTACTTTCACGCAGGGCTTTGACCAGTCGGAGCTTGCGCAGACGTTCCTGGACCTCTGGGTCGCTTGCGTTGGCCTCGGCCAGCCTCTGTGCTTGTCTAGCGCCTCTCCATATCTCTCGGCCAACGGTGGTAAACTGCACCTGGGGAACCTCCTTTCCTGGTCGGTTCCCCTCTTTTTATCCCAGCTTAGAGTCTCACATGTGTTTGTCCGGGTTCACAAAGATGCGTCCTAGCAAGCGATCCCGGGAATTAGGCGGGGGTTTTTGTGCTTGCGTAACGGGATTAACGCATTTCGTTTAGGCTACGTTTAGCGGGCTCTCATACACTCCTTGAGGATGCGTTCACAAGCGCTAAAAAGACCTGTACCCGAGAGTGAAAGTTGACGGTATACCAAAGCCTCTCGTATAATACCGCAAATGCTGCGTAAAGATATGCGCGGCATTGGATCCCCAGGTAGCGCGTGGCGTAGATCTGAGAAGCGAGTCGCCAACCCTCGTTCGGTTGCTCCTTATCCCTACTACCCTCGCCGAGCCATGATCGGCAAGCACCAATCCCCGCAGGAGGCCCAAGAGATGGAGTTTAGAAAAGCGTACCCGGAAGTCCCGATCGGCAACGATGCCTGCGGAATTATCGCGATAGTCGAGAAGAGTGGGCGACCCAGCCACGGCAACGTACAACGGGTCTTGGAGAGCCTCTACCGCATGGCCCACCGCGCCGGGCTGATTCGTGGGGAAGGCGATGGGACTGGTATTCAGACCGACCTCCCCCGCGAGCTATGGGCGGCCTATCTGGAAGAAGCTGGAATAGACGGCTCCCTAGCACAAAATCCCCGCTTTTTCGTAGGTCACCTGTTTGTGCCAAAGAGTGAGGGGGCTCGAGTTCAAGAACTCCTCGACCTGTTTCGCGTAGAGGGTTCACGGCGGGGCATCAAGCTTCTGCACGACCGCCGCGGTGATGTGACTTCCAGCGTGTTGGGGCCGGTGGGCAAACGTACCGAGCCTTTGTTTTTGCAGGTCGCCGGTCTTTCCACCGACGGCGATGGTCCTTTGTGGGAACTGGGGCTGGTGCTTGAGGAGCGCTTTCCCGTCCATGTGGTCTCGCTCTCTACCGCTTCGGTGGTGTACAAGGTGCGTGGCTCGGCAGAAATCCTCAAGCGCTACTACCCCGAGCTTTCCCGCGCTGAGTTTAAGTCGTCCCTTACCCTCGGGCATAACCGCTACTCCACCAACACCCTTTCCACCTTCGAGCAGGTGCAACCCTTCGGGGTGCTGGGCCACAACGGCGAGATCAACACCATCGAACGCCTGCGGCGGGAGTCCCGCTTCTTAGGTATTCCCCTTACAGGCGGCTCCGATTCCCAAGACCTGAACCGGGTGCTCGAGGGCCTTCTGTACCGCTTTGGCCTCTCGCTTCCGGAAGCCCTTGACCTGGTTTTCCCCCCCATTTTGGGCGAGATCAAGAACTACTCCCCGGCCCTGCAGGACCTTTACATGGCGTTGCGGCAGCGCTTTGGGCCCCTTGCGCAAGGGCCTGCCGCGCTCGTGACGCGCCATCGCGAGGAAGCGGTGTTCTGTACCGACGCCATGGGTTTGCGCCCCTTGTGGTTTATTGAGACCGAGGGTGAGCTGATCTTTTCCTCCGAGCGAGGGGTCTTCACCGCCGAGGAGTTCGTCCACGACCCGCGTCCTCTGGCTCCCGGGGAGAAGATGTACTTGCGCCTTACCGTCGAGGGGGCCCGGCTTTTCCCCTTCGAGCGTCACCAGCGCTTCGTGCTCGAGGGCAACCTGGCAAAAAGTGGAGCCCTAGAGGGTTTCCGGGTTCACCTAGCTGGGCCACGCTACGAAGCACCGCCGCCGGTCGCGGGCGGCTCGGAAGCCCAGGTGGAGGAGAAGCCCGCCCCCCCTTCGCTGGGCCTCGAGCGGGCCTTCGGTTGGGATCGCTGGGATGCTGCTTACCTGGATGCCCTGGCCGAGACCGGCAACGAGCCGATCGGTTCGCTCGGTTATGATGGGCCGCTGGCGGCTTTAAACCCCGAAAAGCCCAACCTATCGGAGTTCTTCAAGGAAACTGTAGCGGTTGTAACCAACCCAGCCATTGACCGCGAGCGCGAGATCGAGCACTTCTCCACTCGTTCCATCCTGGGCCGCCGGGCCTTGCCTGACGGACGCGGGGCCGGGCACGTCGAGGAGGTGCTGGTTCCCGTGCTCATCGAGGAGTTCGCTTCGGCATCCGCCGAGAGCAGCCCGAACCTCCGCTGGGTCGCCCAGGGGCAGGGCACGTTGACGCTCGAGGATGCCCTCTCCCGCTTCAAACACGCCGTCCTGGTTCCTCAGTTCACCGTCGAGGAAGGTCTGCTAGCTGGGCTCAAACGCCTCCAGGAGGCCGCCGTTCAGGCGGTGCGGGACGGAGCCGAACTGCTGGTGCTCTCAGACCGCCACGCCTATGAGGGTGGGGTCTGGATCGACATCTACCTGGCCCTAGCCGCTGTGGGGCGTTCGCTTGAAGAGGCCCGCGACCTTGAAGGCATCAGCCTACGCCGCCGTACCTCGATCGTGGTGCACTCCGGTGGGGTGCGAAATCTCCACGACTTGGCGGTGTGTCTGGGCCTGGGGGCCGACGCGGTGGCCCCCTGGCTGATGCAGCAAAAGGCCCTAGCCCTAGGGGGCAGCGAAGCCCTGCAAAAGCTGGTGGAGGGGCTCAAGAAGGGCCTCGAGAAGGTCATCAGCACCATGGGTATCCATGAGCTGCGCGGTTACGGGCGGATCTTTAGCGCGGTGGGGCTCAAACCCGAGCTGGCCGGGTATTTTGGTATCAGGAGCTTCCTGGCCTCCGAGCAAGCGGGGTACGGCTTCTCCGAACTCGAGCGCACCCTGCTCGAGCGGGTTAGCTTCCTCAGCGCCCCCAAGGTGCTGCCGGCCAAGGACTTCCGCTTCAACCCACGCATCTACAAGACCGCCCTGGATGTGGCAGCGGGTATAGCCCCTTATGAGCACTACCAAGAGAAAGTGCGGGGGCTCGAGCACGAATCCCCCATCGCGGCCCGGCAGCTCTTGGCAGTGCGCTTTCCCGAGAAGAGCACCGTAGCCCCCGAGGAAGTGGACATCGGAGTGGGTGGGCACTCGCTGCCCTTTGTCATCACCGCCATGAGCTTCGGTTCGCAGGGCGAGACTGCCTTCCGCGCCTACGTCGAGGCGGCCAAGAAGCTCAACATGCTGTGCATCAACGGCGAGGGGGGCGAGATCCCTGACATGCTGGGGAAGTACACCCACTGGCGCGGCCAGCAGGTGGCCTCCGGGCGCTTCGGGGCACACGCCTATATGCTCAACTCGGCCTCGGTGATCGAGATCAAGATCGGGCAGGGGGCCAAGCCTGGCGAGGGCGGCCACCTCCCCGGCAAGAAAGTCACCCCCAAGGTGGCTGCGGCCCGCAACGCAGTGCCCGGCGTGGACCTCATCTCGCCCTCCAACAACCACGACCTGTACTCCATCGAAGACCTGGCCCAACTGGTCGAGGAACTCAAGACCATCAACCCCAAAGCCAAGGTCTCGGTGAAGGTGCCGGTGATCCCCGGTATCGGCACCATCGCAGTGGGGATTGCCAAGGCCGGAGCCGACATCATTGCCCTCTCCGGCTTCGAAGGGGGAACCGGGGCGGCCCGCTGGCACGCCCTCAAGTACGCCGGGATGCCGGTAGAGATCGGGGTACGCCGGGCCCACCGGGCTTTGGTGCGGGCCGGGATGCGCGACAAAGTAGAGATCTGGGCTGACGGCGGCCTCAAGACGGCCTATGACGTGCTGCGCATGGCCTTGCTGGGAGCGGACCGGGTGGGCATGGCTACGTTGGCGATGGTCGCCATCGGGTGCACGATCTGTCGGGGGTGTCAAACCGATACCTGCCATGTGGGCATCGCCACCCAGATCGAGACGCTCGAGCAGGCCCAAGCCCACGGCCTCAAGCGCTTCGTACCGCAGGAGCCCGAGCGTGCCGTGGACCAGCTGGTGCGCTTCTTCTCGCTGAAGGGGGAGGAGCTGCGCAAACTCGTGGCGGCTTTGGGCTTCCAGTCGCTCAAGGAGATTCGGGGCCGCAGCGACCTGCTCTACCAGGAAGCCCACAGCGAGTCTTTGGATCTTCGCTATTTCTTCGAGCCGGTCAGCGAACCCGAGTGGCTGAAGGAGCGCTCGGCGCACGTGCTGCGTAAGCCTCTCAACCAGCTTACCCGCACCATCACCGAGGTTGTCGTTGAGGCTTATGCAGAGGGCGGGCGCGAGCTTTTGTTTCAGGAGGGGCCGGTGGGCTCCACCGACCGCGCCTTGGGGACGCACCTGGCGGGGGAGATTGCCCGTCGCAGGCTCTACGGCAAAGGCTTTGAGGCCCAGGTCGAGCTGCGCTTCGATGCGGGTTCGGTCACGGGGAATGGGCTGGCCGCGTTCTGTGTGGAGGGGCTCGAGGTCTTTGTCGAAGGCGGAGCCCAAGACGGCGTAGCTAAGAACGCCTATGGCGGCAAGGTAGCGGTGCTCAAAGGGCGCAACCCCTACGGCCAGTACGTGGACGGCAGTGTGGGCAAGAGCTTCGCCTACGGGGCCATCGGCGGCACCCTGATCGTGGAGGGTTTCGCGGATAGCCGCTTTTGTATCCGCCTCTCCGGGGCTGACGTCGTGCTGGGCGGTGAGCCGGAGCGCCCGGTGCAAGACGAACTGGGCAACATCGCTTCACGGGCCCAGGCCAAGGGATTTGCCTTTGAGTACATGACCCGGGGCCGCGCGCTGGTGTTGGGGGATCCCGGCCCTTGGATCTGCTCAGGTATGACCGGTGGACGGGTTTACTTGCGCCACTGGCCGGAGATGGGCTTGAACGAGGAGGCCATGCGCCGCCGCCTGGCCAAAGGGGCTAAAGTAGTGATCCAAAAGCTCGACGAACGGGGTGTAGCCGATGTGCGCGAGCTGATGGGGGTCTACTTGGCCGCCCTCACCCAGGCCGAGCGGCACGACAAGGTAGAACGGCTCGAGCGCCTTCTCCTCGACCCTGGCTCCCACTTTCGCATGGTGGTTCCAGCCAACCAGCAGGTTGCGCAGGAAGTGAGTACGGAGTAGGAAACGCCGAACGCTAAACTTCGTACGCTAATAGACCCGCTCCTTTGGGGCCTTGCACCGGAGCGGGTCTATTCTTTAGGGGCCGTGCGGGATGGGAGTTCGATTCTTTTTTGCGTTTGGCATCCCGCATTCTTGGTACGATTGTCCCGATGGACCCCCATATCATGCTGGAGACCCTCAAGCGCCG
This window harbors:
- the cysS gene encoding cysteine--tRNA ligase, with translation MLLQLYNTLTRQKEPFVPATPGYVGMYVCGPTVYGDPHLGHARGPVVFDVLRRWLLHQGLQVRYVRNITDVGHLTDDADEGEDKIQKRAKLERLEPMEVAEKYTWAYFDAMDDLNVLRPSISPRAAGHIPEQIELTQALIEKGHAYEKNGSVYFRVSSWPEYGKLSGRNFEEQEAGARVAVREEKEDPRDFALWKAADPEHIMRWNSPWGQGFPGWHIECSAMSLKYLGEGFDIHGGGIDLQFPHHECEIAQAEAAGHAFARYWVHHNHVLLNGEKMAKSTGNLVILRDLLNQNEPMVVRFYLLQSHYRSVLDFTSAGLEAARNGYLRLLGAYREVRRQLHAAKPGKHAALEKALDTLEADFSQALNDDLNTPQAIAAFFVFLPALNKALADKAGKDSLERAEKVFAELGEGVLGLFPARVLEARLGGALLDGLIQLLLDLRERARQEKNFALSDWIRHRLSELGVVVEDTKEGPKWRVEV
- a CDS encoding zinc metallopeptidase; amino-acid sequence: MILALLLMGVVFVATLVIQFWLQSTYARYSRIANSRGLTGAQTARAILDANGLGNVRVEMVPGALTDHYDPSQKVVRLSEPNYNSPSVAALAVAAHEVGHALQDAKGYAVLRIRAAILPAANIGSTLGPILVLAGLLIGSLGIAEIGLWLFAAVAVFQLVTLPVEFDASSRALRILRQGFLGSGPEMEGAQRVLTAAALTYVAALASTLSTIFYYLTILQGARSQEE
- a CDS encoding stage V sporulation protein S encodes the protein METLRVSGKSRPNSVAGAIAALLRSQGEVEVQAIGPAAVNQAVKAIAIARGYIAPDNLDLLVKPAFVKLDLEHEERTALRFTIKSQTLAS
- a CDS encoding integrase core domain-containing protein is translated as MQFTTVGREIWRGARQAQRLAEANASDPEVQERLRKLRLVKALRESKKSWKEIQDLVGISRATYHRWQKALKEKGLAGLKPRSRRPKHLRTKVHWTPGLLIRIETLRKENPTWGRWSIWLTLRKEGFQMSERTVGRILAYLEKHRRIESVAGYLARTQRGKLKRRVNRPYAKRKPRGYEARAPGDLVQVDTLTLTLGPGSMVKHFSAIDLHSRFVLAEVHSRATAKLSEGFLSLLLARAPFPIRAIQVDGGSEFMAEFEEACCALGIALFVLPPRSPKLNGHVERMQRTFKEEFYTRPLPTPLSELQAELDTYLDYYNRRRPHMALGGLAPLEFLAKMQEESVPQRVSNVLTDYTLLTLEPGSH
- a CDS encoding glutamate synthase-related protein — protein: MEFRKAYPEVPIGNDACGIIAIVEKSGRPSHGNVQRVLESLYRMAHRAGLIRGEGDGTGIQTDLPRELWAAYLEEAGIDGSLAQNPRFFVGHLFVPKSEGARVQELLDLFRVEGSRRGIKLLHDRRGDVTSSVLGPVGKRTEPLFLQVAGLSTDGDGPLWELGLVLEERFPVHVVSLSTASVVYKVRGSAEILKRYYPELSRAEFKSSLTLGHNRYSTNTLSTFEQVQPFGVLGHNGEINTIERLRRESRFLGIPLTGGSDSQDLNRVLEGLLYRFGLSLPEALDLVFPPILGEIKNYSPALQDLYMALRQRFGPLAQGPAALVTRHREEAVFCTDAMGLRPLWFIETEGELIFSSERGVFTAEEFVHDPRPLAPGEKMYLRLTVEGARLFPFERHQRFVLEGNLAKSGALEGFRVHLAGPRYEAPPPVAGGSEAQVEEKPAPPSLGLERAFGWDRWDAAYLDALAETGNEPIGSLGYDGPLAALNPEKPNLSEFFKETVAVVTNPAIDREREIEHFSTRSILGRRALPDGRGAGHVEEVLVPVLIEEFASASAESSPNLRWVAQGQGTLTLEDALSRFKHAVLVPQFTVEEGLLAGLKRLQEAAVQAVRDGAELLVLSDRHAYEGGVWIDIYLALAAVGRSLEEARDLEGISLRRRTSIVVHSGGVRNLHDLAVCLGLGADAVAPWLMQQKALALGGSEALQKLVEGLKKGLEKVISTMGIHELRGYGRIFSAVGLKPELAGYFGIRSFLASEQAGYGFSELERTLLERVSFLSAPKVLPAKDFRFNPRIYKTALDVAAGIAPYEHYQEKVRGLEHESPIAARQLLAVRFPEKSTVAPEEVDIGVGGHSLPFVITAMSFGSQGETAFRAYVEAAKKLNMLCINGEGGEIPDMLGKYTHWRGQQVASGRFGAHAYMLNSASVIEIKIGQGAKPGEGGHLPGKKVTPKVAAARNAVPGVDLISPSNNHDLYSIEDLAQLVEELKTINPKAKVSVKVPVIPGIGTIAVGIAKAGADIIALSGFEGGTGAARWHALKYAGMPVEIGVRRAHRALVRAGMRDKVEIWADGGLKTAYDVLRMALLGADRVGMATLAMVAIGCTICRGCQTDTCHVGIATQIETLEQAQAHGLKRFVPQEPERAVDQLVRFFSLKGEELRKLVAALGFQSLKEIRGRSDLLYQEAHSESLDLRYFFEPVSEPEWLKERSAHVLRKPLNQLTRTITEVVVEAYAEGGRELLFQEGPVGSTDRALGTHLAGEIARRRLYGKGFEAQVELRFDAGSVTGNGLAAFCVEGLEVFVEGGAQDGVAKNAYGGKVAVLKGRNPYGQYVDGSVGKSFAYGAIGGTLIVEGFADSRFCIRLSGADVVLGGEPERPVQDELGNIASRAQAKGFAFEYMTRGRALVLGDPGPWICSGMTGGRVYLRHWPEMGLNEEAMRRRLAKGAKVVIQKLDERGVADVRELMGVYLAALTQAERHDKVERLERLLLDPGSHFRMVVPANQQVAQEVSTE